The proteins below are encoded in one region of Ferroplasma acidiphilum:
- a CDS encoding VIT1/CCC1 transporter family protein: MVGTSNSRYQIKFLRDELTDMIFYTYMYRNTEDPELKENFKQLATIENEHANFWGQSLKSSNVDINKITYRKTKYFFMKIIRAIVGKNLIINLLEHGEYQSIRKYKTYLESYKQEDDYKKKVNDLISSEMQHEEIFANKISKSVKNIQKSRDFLYGMSDGLVEVLATLVGLSAIITSHIDIALSGVVVGISGTFSMTLGAYLAQKSESEYKIAMLNRKHIFSRSKGVENMINQYSSEATISALNTAISYITGAVIPILPFVFFQKYMAVALSVILVFIAQMISNSIVALSLNTPILKSGLRASLLALGAAAATFAAGEIFHIIFHISLL; the protein is encoded by the coding sequence ATGGTTGGTACTTCAAATTCCCGGTATCAAATAAAATTTCTCCGCGATGAACTTACGGACATGATTTTCTATACTTATATGTATAGAAATACAGAAGATCCGGAACTTAAGGAGAACTTTAAGCAACTGGCTACTATAGAAAATGAACATGCAAATTTCTGGGGACAGTCATTGAAATCATCAAATGTAGACATAAATAAAATAACATACAGAAAAACCAAATATTTTTTTATGAAAATTATCCGGGCTATAGTGGGAAAAAATCTCATAATCAATCTCCTTGAACACGGTGAATATCAGTCTATCAGGAAATATAAAACCTATCTTGAAAGTTATAAGCAGGAAGATGATTATAAAAAAAAGGTAAATGACCTCATATCCTCTGAAATGCAGCATGAGGAGATATTTGCAAATAAAATATCAAAAAGTGTTAAAAACATTCAAAAAAGCAGGGATTTTTTATATGGCATGAGTGATGGCCTTGTTGAGGTCCTTGCAACCCTGGTCGGTTTGTCCGCAATAATCACAAGCCATATAGACATTGCATTGAGCGGGGTAGTTGTGGGTATAAGTGGAACATTCAGCATGACCCTGGGGGCATATCTTGCACAGAAATCTGAATCAGAATATAAAATTGCCATGCTTAACAGGAAACACATATTTTCCAGAAGCAAGGGTGTGGAAAACATGATCAATCAATACTCTTCAGAAGCCACAATTTCTGCACTCAATACAGCAATTTCCTATATAACAGGGGCGGTGATTCCCATATTGCCTTTTGTTTTTTTTCAAAAGTACATGGCGGTAGCACTTTCAGTAATACTTGTTTTCATAGCACAGATGATTTCCAATTCTATTGTGGCACTTTCACTCAACACACCTATTCTTAAATCCGGGCTCAGGGCCTCATTGTTAGCTCTCGGTGCTGCTGCAGCAACCTTTGCCGCTGGAGAAATATTCCATATAATATTCCACATTTCACTGCTGTGA
- a CDS encoding ABC transporter ATP-binding protein, with the protein MNTIEVTNLYKRYGTTTALNGINLSIAGGQIYGILGPNGSGKTTLLKILAGILPPSSGEVVIDGMNLTGNSDNIKSITGYIPETPALYESLTPIEYFNFLASVFKIDDSVLKERINAFSNALEIGKYLNEFIGSLSFGTKQKVAIIGSLIHDPKIIVMDEGMNGLDPKSSKIIKELLKDMTAKGKTVIFSTHIMEIAETVCDTISILYNGNIAGTGNLDQLKSEAGSNNSDLEGVFLKLTGDEDLDNLLDSLRESIK; encoded by the coding sequence TTGAACACAATAGAAGTAACGAATCTGTACAAACGTTATGGAACCACCACAGCACTTAATGGTATCAATTTATCTATTGCCGGCGGTCAGATATATGGCATTCTTGGACCCAATGGCTCCGGCAAAACAACATTATTGAAAATACTTGCAGGAATATTGCCACCTTCTTCAGGGGAAGTTGTGATTGATGGCATGAATCTTACCGGCAACTCAGACAATATAAAATCCATAACAGGGTATATACCGGAAACACCTGCATTATACGAATCACTCACCCCAATAGAATATTTCAACTTTCTTGCATCTGTGTTTAAAATCGATGATTCCGTTTTGAAAGAGCGGATAAATGCATTTTCCAATGCCCTTGAAATAGGGAAATACCTTAATGAATTCATAGGCTCATTATCGTTCGGGACAAAGCAAAAAGTGGCTATTATCGGATCTTTAATACACGATCCGAAAATAATTGTCATGGATGAAGGCATGAATGGTCTTGACCCGAAATCATCAAAAATTATTAAGGAACTATTAAAAGATATGACAGCAAAGGGCAAAACAGTAATTTTTTCCACTCATATAATGGAAATAGCGGAAACCGTCTGCGATACCATTTCTATATTATATAACGGGAACATAGCCGGAACAGGCAATCTTGATCAATTAAAAAGTGAAGCAGGGTCAAACAACAGTGATCTTGAGGGGGTATTCCTTAAACTGACCGGAGACGAGGACCTTGACAATCTGCTTGACTCTCTGAGGGAATCTATAAAATGA
- a CDS encoding 30S ribosomal protein S19e — translation MVDVKEVPADLLLNKLASEFKEKNVEIPDWVNYLKDGIGKERAWVQDDWYYTRLASIMRKVYLNTNIGISRLSQEYGSRQDRGTKRYHPVQGSRFIIRNILQSLEALGYLKKDTRTGRSLTPAGQSMLDKAAKEVMKSLAEKDKVFEKYL, via the coding sequence ATGGTAGATGTTAAAGAAGTTCCTGCAGATTTATTGTTAAATAAGCTTGCATCAGAATTTAAAGAGAAAAATGTTGAGATACCGGACTGGGTAAATTACCTTAAGGATGGTATAGGGAAGGAACGTGCGTGGGTACAGGATGACTGGTACTATACAAGGCTAGCTTCCATTATGAGGAAGGTATATCTTAATACAAATATAGGAATATCAAGGCTTAGTCAGGAATATGGCAGCCGCCAGGATAGGGGCACCAAGAGATACCATCCCGTGCAGGGAAGCAGATTTATAATCAGGAATATACTTCAGTCCCTTGAGGCGCTAGGATATCTCAAGAAAGACACAAGGACAGGCAGGTCACTTACACCTGCAGGCCAGTCAATGCTTGATAAGGCAGCGAAGGAAGTAATGAAAAGCCTTGCCGAAAAGGATAAGGTTTTTGAAAAATACCTTTAA
- a CDS encoding DNA-binding protein — MDNDDELNRIRQRKLEEMQRNQQQGQYDEENRKQIQEEEARRQQILRQILSTEARERLSTLKLVRPDLVSNVENQLIQLAGMGRINRVIGDEELKGILSRLIGNTRETKIERR, encoded by the coding sequence ATGGATAATGATGACGAGTTAAACAGGATAAGGCAAAGAAAACTCGAAGAAATGCAGAGAAATCAGCAGCAAGGCCAGTATGACGAGGAAAATAGGAAGCAGATCCAGGAGGAAGAAGCCAGAAGGCAACAGATATTACGCCAGATATTATCAACAGAAGCACGTGAAAGATTGAGCACACTTAAGCTTGTAAGGCCTGATCTGGTAAGCAATGTTGAAAATCAACTAATCCAGCTTGCCGGTATGGGCAGAATCAACAGGGTTATAGGCGATGAAGAATTAAAGGGAATACTTTCAAGATTGATAGGCAACACAAGGGAAACAAAGATCGAGAGGAGATGA
- a CDS encoding 50S ribosomal protein L39e: MSKNKPLGKKIRLMKHVNSNRRVPGWVMMKTDRKMTQNPKRKNWRRSNLKL, from the coding sequence ATGAGTAAAAACAAGCCACTTGGCAAGAAAATTAGATTAATGAAGCATGTAAATTCAAACAGGAGGGTTCCTGGATGGGTTATGATGAAAACCGACAGGAAAATGACACAGAACCCTAAAAGGAAGAACTGGAGAAGGTCCAACTTAAAACTATAG
- a CDS encoding 50S ribosomal protein L31e, which translates to MAENNELSTEELITVSLRGARSSSRRRRADTAIGIIKEAVSRYTKSEAEKIWIDNKVNELIWDRGREHIPTKISLKIIKLEDGTTEIILP; encoded by the coding sequence ATGGCAGAGAATAATGAATTATCAACAGAAGAGCTCATAACAGTATCACTCAGGGGCGCAAGGTCATCCTCAAGGCGCAGGAGAGCTGACACTGCTATAGGCATAATAAAAGAAGCAGTTTCAAGATATACAAAGTCAGAAGCAGAGAAGATATGGATAGATAATAAGGTAAATGAACTCATATGGGACAGAGGGAGAGAGCATATACCCACAAAGATAAGCCTGAAAATCATTAAACTGGAAGATGGCACAACAGAAATAATTCTCCCGTAA
- a CDS encoding translation initiation factor IF-6, with protein sequence MIKKLSIFESDFIGVYAKVFNDFAFLPRNIPEETRLSIEETLKVKTAGVIVDNFSLIGTMLVFNSNGIVVSGLSSKEDFSGLDLGGRRLFFLKDRLNAIGNNIITSDRAAVIHPSFTESSEKAIADTLGVEVIKTTIAGVSTVGSVAVLNNKGMLVSPEASEEEIKNLSDIFHLPVKTGTANYGSYYIGASILANSSGILVGNATTSIELGRIDDIFS encoded by the coding sequence ATGATTAAAAAATTATCCATATTCGAAAGTGATTTTATTGGCGTATACGCAAAGGTATTCAATGATTTTGCCTTTTTACCCAGAAATATACCGGAAGAAACGCGCCTCTCAATAGAGGAAACACTAAAGGTAAAAACCGCCGGCGTAATAGTTGATAACTTCAGCCTTATAGGCACAATGCTTGTCTTCAATTCAAATGGAATTGTAGTTTCAGGTCTCTCCAGCAAAGAGGATTTTTCAGGACTCGACCTTGGGGGGCGGAGACTGTTTTTTCTAAAAGACCGGTTAAACGCAATTGGAAATAATATTATAACCAGCGACAGGGCCGCAGTAATACACCCATCATTTACTGAATCTTCCGAGAAGGCAATAGCCGATACACTTGGCGTTGAGGTAATAAAAACAACAATTGCTGGAGTCAGTACAGTTGGAAGCGTCGCTGTTCTCAATAATAAAGGAATGCTTGTTTCTCCAGAAGCAAGCGAAGAAGAAATAAAAAATTTAAGCGATATATTTCATCTGCCTGTAAAAACAGGAACTGCTAATTATGGGAGTTATTACATCGGTGCATCAATTCTGGCAAATTCCAGCGGCATACTGGTTGGAAATGCTACTACATCAATAGAACTTGGAAGAATAGACGATATATTTTCATAA
- the pyrE gene encoding orotate phosphoribosyltransferase, with protein MDREKFIQSGMIKFGDFTLTSGKKSTYYVDIKEACTDPATLSEICDDLAGKTIYGTVAGMELGAVPLIVGISLKTGKPYIIIRKGEREHGTKKQIVGNIISGSRVDLIEDVVTTGNSLLKTAKILRENGAIVDHAVCVVDRESGGEELLKENGIKLESVAKISELL; from the coding sequence ATGGATAGGGAAAAATTTATACAGTCAGGGATGATAAAATTCGGTGATTTTACCCTGACATCAGGAAAGAAATCAACATATTATGTGGATATCAAGGAAGCATGCACAGACCCTGCAACATTGTCTGAAATTTGTGATGATCTGGCAGGGAAAACCATATACGGGACTGTTGCAGGAATGGAGCTTGGAGCTGTCCCATTAATAGTAGGAATATCATTAAAAACCGGAAAACCGTATATAATAATAAGAAAGGGAGAAAGGGAGCATGGTACAAAAAAGCAGATAGTGGGGAATATAATTTCTGGAAGCAGAGTAGACCTTATAGAAGACGTTGTTACTACCGGAAACTCATTATTAAAGACTGCAAAGATACTCAGAGAGAATGGGGCCATAGTAGACCACGCTGTATGTGTTGTTGATAGGGAATCCGGTGGAGAAGAGCTTTTAAAAGAAAATGGAATAAAACTGGAATCTGTGGCGAAAATATCTGAACTATTATGA